The DNA region TTCTATGTCTGGATGATTTTATATCACACTTTTCTGCAGTTGGATTCTTTTGATTGGTAGTTGATGTCAGAGGGAGGCGGTGCTAATCATTCACTGGTCCCACCCTGGTCTTTTTTTGGCAAGAACAAGACTTTGAGCTGTGATCTGAAGTTAGATCTGCCAGATTATGAGCAAAAGATTTGACCGCTTTGTGAAGTGTGTTCCAGTGTGCATGACTTGGTGATGGCAGCCTGTGCAAATCCATGGTGAATGAATCCTTAAATTTGCATTCAAATGCTGATATGCATGCGTGCTATTTCAAGATCACTAATGCATATGCTTGTagatctttaaaaacacagtttctaaacactttgtgtgaaaacattaaCCTGCAAGAAAAACTACATCAATAATTTGTTCAACTAAAAATAGCTGCTGACACCTCTTgtatcttttctctctttgcaaCCCCTCTCTACATATCCTGTCAAAGCACGCTGTCGTTTCTGTTTCTGAGTAAACAGCCTTGATGGTTTGTCAAAGGGTGGAGAAATGGACCACTGCAGCCTTTGTCAGTCAGTGCGGCTTGTGGCTTTGCTTGTTGTTTGCAGTGTAGACATGCAGAAGGCCTTTTACAAGGTGGTGTGGGACCAGGAAGATGGCggggttgattttttttcaatagTTGCCcgtaaatattttttttttacatagtATAAGGATTTCTTGTGTCTAAAGAAAGATTAATTGGGGCAAGGCAGTAAACACAGTCAGGTACAGAAGTCTGAGGTAGTTACcggacagcagaggagcagatgaaGTCAAAAGTAGGAAGGGTCGATAGAGAGAAGGCAGTTCCATCACAATTGCTGGAGATTCTTGCATGAGGgtgaagaacaatctggcaacaaaTAAGAGTGGGAGAGCCTTTTAAGTACTGCACTGATTGGagatgagtctcaggtgtgtgctcaggtgggcgtggctgagcaggtgtgcagatgagggagagagtggcagcaggtatGGAGCTGGCAGACAGTGATGCAGTTTGCTTTGCGGTCCCCAAAATCCTGTGACCTATAGTGTTAAACTGCACTTGTTGTTACCACCAGTGACCACAGGTGTCGCCAAATCatccaggactgaaatcttcaGCTTTAACAACTGCCACAGCAAAGCCGTGGGCCTCCTCTGCCATGTATCTCTTAAGTCACCTTGCACCAGATTTCATTGTAATCCCTCTAGTAGAGAGATTATCAGGCTGTCTGTTCTTCTGTCCACGTCTGCCTCGACTTTCTTGTATTTCTCTGCATCTAACagtcaaacacaaaccaaacagaaacCAACTTCGTGTAAATAATGTTACTAACCCACAATAAAACACTATTAAATCTCTGTCCTTTACCATAACTAATTACTGTCTTGATTTGCAAATTTAATTTAGACTGTTACTTACTTGACAGTGAGGAGAGTAATTATGGTTTCAGggatatttatttttcaatctAACATTCAGATCTCAAGTTAATTTAGGTCCCCTAtgaggtttttattttccttttgtttttggaattgtcagtttttattcatgtatattctgtttctgttcacagtgcttgtttgctgttttgacAAATGTGAGTAAAAGGCTTCACTCTCAAGtcttaataaaaaaagaaattgaattTGTAGTACATTAAGACAGATAGACGTAAGTGTGGTAACACGTCAGCATGTTttagaaattcaaataaataagaaaataaagcaaCTTAAAAAATATGATGCTATTTGAACATTTAGTTGTGTCAATTGTGtctaaaacattaaaaaaagatattCCTTCAATCTCAATTTCTTATAGAGGTTGCATCAAGCAAAGATTGAattattgttttcaaaataaacaaacgATGGTCAACACAAACAATTTCATCTGTTATTATTATACTATTAATATACCACACTGTTATCGctattgtttttcattgcattgaTACATATGGAAGTTAAGAGCTTTAAAACTGCGTATCAGACAAAAGAGACCAATCGGCAAACTTCCTGAACCTTCCATCGCTTTCGAGCCGAATCTTTCAAAAAGCCTGTTTGAGTCAAAACATGACAAAGACTTGagcaacaaaatgcaaaaaaaatgaattaagacagaaaagagacaaacaatGTTGAAGGACATCACCAAAAGCTGTGCTGTTTTTCCATCAGTATAATTGAGTTTTGTAGAATCACAGGACAAAAAAATTGTACAATGATTGCAAACAGATTGgacaaaacacatattttttatCGGTATCAGATGTGAAATTGAATTTTCCGTCTGTGTGTGCTAGACAAAAACTTAGATTAGCTTTAACTGGCAAATCGATCGTTAACCTATCGCATCACGTCCTGACATCAGCGTAGACTGTCtcttcatctgctgtttttatattccttctctctgctgtgcgAGCGTTCCTCTTGGTGAAGGCTGGTGCAGAATAAACCAATGAGTTCTTCTCTCGCTGAGTGAATATATGGAAAAATGTTATGAGATGGCAGATGTTAACATTTATGAATGGCAGTAACTTTTCCAGTGCATTATTTTCTTTAGTAACCTTACCTGCTCAGTTTCCTGATCACCTCTGGCTGTTGCAGCATTTGCTTccagaacaacagcagctgcattatcaaatcaaaaacaacgatgaaagattaaaaatgcttttaagaTTTGAGAATATTTGGCTATATAAATGCAACTGACTTGACTTAATATTAAGTATATTTTTGCAAAATGCTGTTTGGTAGATGTAGAAACTTCTGTTACCGTTGCAACAACCGCAAGATTTTCTCTTGACGGTATAAATCAGGGAGACGATAACAGTCAGACTCATAGCCAAAGCTGCacataacagaaacagaactgtATTCTTCTGCAAATCGCTCATGCtgtgcactgaaacaacatgaaaaggacaaaagtTAATAAATACTCTGATAAGATATAACGATGCATTAGGAACAAGTGTTTTGCGGCAACATCTTAAGAGATTATTCAAAATTAATGATTATTATGATTGAGATTTATATGGAAATGCTCAGCACTTACCTTCAACGTCCAgttttgttccatttccaaATAATATCTGTCCACATGTGGCCACAGCACAGTGATAAGTCccagcatcagaggagctgatgttcTCCTTGAAGAAGTTGtagacacatttctgtggagAGCGAGCCTCAGGACTCGTCTCACACTCATCACCACTGTTTCCATGAGCGTAAATGACACTGGGATGAGATTCATGTGATCCGGCTCTGAACCAGTACACACCGAGTCCTCCTGGACATGTTTTGTtctcagagtcagagaggactGAACACTGCAGAGGCACTGAGTCTCCTGGACGGACCGGATCAGATGGAAGGACTCCATTGATGGCAGTGATATCAGGTTCTGGTCCTGGGaaatacaaacatgaaaataagcatGCATTACTCACTTTCATGACAATAAAAGAGTCAAAACTGTTAATTATGCATACACAGATTAATATAAACTGTGGACAAATTCTATATTGATTTATCCATGTAGGAACATTTAACTATGCAAACTGGTGTTAGAAAGAGTGCTTACCTTTGATCCTTAGAAATGTTCCATTCAGAAGAGCCATGTGAAgttgttttacttttaaacAGTAGTAAACTCCAGTATCGCTGAGCTTTGTTTCACTaatatgcaaaataaatgtTCCAGGCTCTTGTTTGGCTGTGATGTGACCAGTCTTGTTCACACCATCataatcaaaagtaaaagttccTCCCAAGATTTCAGGCAAGTTTCTAGAAACAAGCCTGATCCAAAATAATTGTGTTGAAGACCAAGATGTCGAGCGTTCACAGGTCAGAgtcacattttgtccaaaatCAACAGTCCTTGTCTCAAAGATGTGATCATCTGTGGATCctgaagaataaaacaaaatgaagaaccaCAGATCAGTGAGCAGAGAAAGAATCATGAATGCCCTCTGCTGAATTACTGTAACACCATGATAATACTTCAAATATGTATCTGTAGTACATCTGAAACGTTTACACATACTTACGCCCCACTCCGAGCATCAGcagtgaataaaacatgatCAGCATTTTCTTGTTCATCCGCTCGAGTCTACAGTCAAATTAAATATTAGTAGAAGACGATTCACCTTAATGTAACCATATCGAGAGGGAGGGAACTATTTCAGAGCAATCTGATTGGCCTCTTGTTAcgttgttttttcactgtgcacCACAGTGGAAATTATCTCGACCATCTTTTCAacctaaaaacatgaaacaacaccaacagcaaGCTTTTGTTTCATGGTGGGTTTTTTATAACTGACACTGAGAGTAAAGACAAGAGGCGATTTGTTCGATCTTAATGTGAACTACATGATCCAGaacaatgcaattaaaaacattttcctttgtatTTTAACAATATTTAGTCAACTTTTCAAGTGATCCTCGCTCAGATCAAGCTGTttaggaacacacacatatggtaTCAAGTCAAAAGTAAAGATTGTAGGGGAACACCAGCAATTTAGCATTGCTCTAACAAAAAGTTGCAGGACTTGAGACCTGAGGCAGATTTTACAAAGAATAGTCAAAGTTGAAGAAACAGAGGCTCAGATATCTTAATTTTAAGTTCTTAGTATGAGTCCAGCTCCAGAACACTGGATTCTACATCTCCTGTGTCCTTTATGCCACTTACTGCCTGTATTTGTGGACATAATTGAGgatttcaatatttttctgtgttagATTGGATTTGATCAAAGCATATACAATTTGCTCAACGAACAGAAGAACAACAATGAACTTTTTAACTGAACTTGAGTTAAACATGAATTAACTGatctgtttgatttgtgtgcaCATAAAAACGATGTATCCAGCCATTAACCACAGAGATAAACAAAGATCTTAAATAATCAAATGTTCCACAAGATCACAGAATGACCTTGTGACCCGCCCActctgcctgtcaatcacatTGCAGGAAGTGCACAGCAtgcagagctgaggagctgTCAAACTATTCATCCTCTGTACTCACTTCACTTCTTTTCACAGGGCTGGtgaaaggcagcagcagagcgacACTTTGTGTAGACACTAGAAAAGTAATGACGTCATTTACAACAGAAGCCCTTTGCACCTTCTGTCCTGCTTT from Chaetodon trifascialis isolate fChaTrf1 chromosome 5, fChaTrf1.hap1, whole genome shotgun sequence includes:
- the LOC139330963 gene encoding signal-regulatory protein beta-2-like, with product MLIMFYSLLMLGVGRSTDDHIFETRTVDFGQNVTLTCERSTSWSSTQLFWIRLVSRNLPEILGGTFTFDYDGVNKTGHITAKQEPGTFILHISETKLSDTGVYYCLKVKQLHMALLNGTFLRIKGPEPDITAINGVLPSDPVRPGDSVPLQCSVLSDSENKTCPGGLGVYWFRAGSHESHPSVIYAHGNSGDECETSPEARSPQKCVYNFFKENISSSDAGTYHCAVATCGQILFGNGTKLDVEGNDLQKNTVLFLLCAALAMSLTVIVSLIYTVKRKSCGCCNAAVVLEANAATARGDQETEQREKNSLVYSAPAFTKRNARTAERRNIKTADEETVYADVRT